The genomic window CAAGCTTGTACTCGCGAATGGCACGCGCCACGTCCTTGGCGTTGACCTTGCCGTCCTTAGCCAATGCCGCCAGTGCAGCATGTGCAATCCAGTAACGATCCACTTCGAAGAAGTTGCGCAGGTGTTCGCGCGTATCCGAGCGGCCGAAGCCGTCGGTGCCGAGCACGGTGTAGCGCATGCCATCCGGGATGAAGGCGCGGATCTGGTCGGCGTATTCGCGCACGTAGTCGGTGGCAGCAATCACAGGTCCCTGGCGACCTTGCAGCAGACCGGTGACATATGGCACGCGCTGTTCGGCTTCCGGATGCAGGCGGTTCCAGCGTTCGGCATCAAAACCATCGCGGCGCACTTCAATGAAGCTGGGTACGGACCAGATGTCGGCGCTGACACCGAAATCCTTCTCCAGCAATTCAGCCGCGGCGATCACTTCGCGCAGGATGGTGCCCGAGCCGAGCAATTGCACACGCGTCTCGCTCTTCTTCGCTTTGCCACCATCCTTGAACAGGTACATGCCCTTGACGATGCCTTCCTCGACGCCTTGCGGCAGATCGGGATGGGCATAGTTTTCGTTCATGACTGTAAGGTAGTAGTAGACGTCTTCCTGATCTTCCAGCATGCGGCGCGTGCCGTCCTGCAGGATCACAGCGACTTCATACGAGAAGGTCGGATCGTACGCACGCACGTTCGGGATCGAACCGGCGAGCAGATGCGAATGCCCGTCTTCATGCTGCAGGCCTTCGCCATTGAGCGTGGTGCGGCCGGAGGTGCCACCGATCAGGAAGCCGCGCGAGCGCATGTCGCCGGCAGCCCAAGCCAGGTCGCCAATGCGCTGGAAACCGAACATCGAGTAGTAGATGAAGAACGGCAGCATCGGCTGGTTGCTGATGCTGTAGCTGCTTGCCGCGGCCATCCAGGCGGCCATGCCGCCGGCCTCGGAAATGCCTTCCTGCAGCACCTGACCCTTCTGGTCTTCGCGGTAATAGAGCAGCTGATCAGCGTCCTGCGGACGGTATTTCTGGCCTTCCGGCGCGTAGATGCCGATCTGGCGGAACATGCCTTCCATACCGAAGGTGCGCGCTTCGTCGGCGACGATCGGCACCACACGCGGACCGATGGCCTTGTCGCGCAGCAGCAGGTTCATGCCGCGCACCAGCGCCATGGTGGTGGAGATTTCGCGGTCGCCGGTGCCCTTGGTGATCTGCTCGAACGCTGCCAATTCCGGTGCTTTGATCTTCACATCGGTGTGGCGACGACGCTGCGGCAGGAAACCGCCGAGCGCCTTGCGGCGTTCCAGCATGTACTGCACTTCCGGAGAATCTTTGCCGGGGTGGTAGTACGGCACGTCTTTGAGCTTGTCGTCCGGCACCGGAATGTTGAAGCGGTCGCGGAAGTGGCGCACGGCTTCGTCATCCAGCTTCTTCTGCTGGTGGGTCGGGTTCTGCGACTCACCTGCGGCGCCCATGCCGTAGCCCTTCACCGTCTTGGCGAGGATCACGGTCGGCATGCCCTTGGTGTTCACCGCAGAGTGATAGGCGGCGTACACCTTGTGCGGATCATGACCGCCACGGTTCAAACGCCAGATATCGTCGTCGCTGAGGTTGGCGACCATTTCGCGCGTCTCCGGATACTTGCCGAAGAAATGCTCGCGCGTGTACGCGCCGCCGAAGGCCTTGCATGCCTGGTATTCGCCGTCGATGGTTTCCATCATCAGCTTGCGCAGCACGCCATTCTTGTCGCGGGCCAGGAGCGGATCCCAGTAACTGCCCCACACCACCTTGATAGCATTCCAGCCAGCGCCGCGGAACACACCTTCCAGTTCCTGGATGATCTTGCCGTTGCCGCGCACCGGACCGTCGAGACGCTGCAGGTTGCAGTTAATCACGAAGATCAGGTTGTCCAGACCTTCACGGCCAGCCAGCGAGATGGCACCGAGCGATTCGGGCTCGTCGCACTCGCCGTCGCC from Dyella caseinilytica includes these protein-coding regions:
- the aceE gene encoding pyruvate dehydrogenase (acetyl-transferring), homodimeric type, encoding MDQLDDILHQDLDPTETQEWVESLSAVINREGTERAHFLLERLVDSTRRSGGYLPFDPTTEYVNTIPPHLEAKMPGDGAMEWRIRTLIRWNAMATVVRANRKPGELGGHIASFASSATLYDVGFNHFWRAPSEDHPGDLVFHQGHSSPGVYARSFLEGRISEDQLDLFRMEVAGHGRGLSSYPHPWLMPDYWQVPTVSMGLGPIQAIYQAQFWKYLEHRGLMPKTDRKIWCFMGDGECDEPESLGAISLAGREGLDNLIFVINCNLQRLDGPVRGNGKIIQELEGVFRGAGWNAIKVVWGSYWDPLLARDKNGVLRKLMMETIDGEYQACKAFGGAYTREHFFGKYPETREMVANLSDDDIWRLNRGGHDPHKVYAAYHSAVNTKGMPTVILAKTVKGYGMGAAGESQNPTHQQKKLDDEAVRHFRDRFNIPVPDDKLKDVPYYHPGKDSPEVQYMLERRKALGGFLPQRRRHTDVKIKAPELAAFEQITKGTGDREISTTMALVRGMNLLLRDKAIGPRVVPIVADEARTFGMEGMFRQIGIYAPEGQKYRPQDADQLLYYREDQKGQVLQEGISEAGGMAAWMAAASSYSISNQPMLPFFIYYSMFGFQRIGDLAWAAGDMRSRGFLIGGTSGRTTLNGEGLQHEDGHSHLLAGSIPNVRAYDPTFSYEVAVILQDGTRRMLEDQEDVYYYLTVMNENYAHPDLPQGVEEGIVKGMYLFKDGGKAKKSETRVQLLGSGTILREVIAAAELLEKDFGVSADIWSVPSFIEVRRDGFDAERWNRLHPEAEQRVPYVTGLLQGRQGPVIAATDYVREYADQIRAFIPDGMRYTVLGTDGFGRSDTREHLRNFFEVDRYWIAHAALAALAKDGKVNAKDVARAIREYKLDPDKPNPLTV